Proteins found in one Subtercola endophyticus genomic segment:
- a CDS encoding sugar ABC transporter ATP-binding protein, with amino-acid sequence MTLGTAVEPALAVSGLTKTFGGSRALADFSVEIAPGEIHALVGENGSGKSTFVKLLSGLYTPDSGATITVGGQPLQAGDPAASHDAGLRFVHQDLGLIAELDSAENLALGVGYGTKLGRPIRWRKQYRAAQIALGALGYDIDVRLPLSKLTPSERTAIAIARATAVKPGSDQPRLLVLDEPTVNLPGPEADRLFELMYKLRDAGLAIIFISHHFDEIFRVASKVTVLRDGRRIATEPIENLTHTGLVEMMLGRSVEELELDFVDSVGDPVLSIDDLAGGSVSDFTMTLRAGEVVGIAGITGSGREDVARLVSGDADHQGRIAVNTSALPSGDPHAAISAGVVAVHANRQASSTIPQHTIRENLTIAGLGQYLRAGRINTRAEKADVARLMEVFDIRPRQSEKEIGLLSGGNQQKVMIARALRLKPTVLVLDEPTQGVDVGAQAAIHRLIVDAANDGMAVLVCSSVSEELATLCDRVLVMNGGSVSAELHRPLNPDQITASTLNRQKTKTK; translated from the coding sequence GTGACACTCGGCACCGCTGTCGAGCCGGCTCTCGCCGTCTCTGGCTTGACGAAGACCTTCGGCGGCTCCCGCGCCCTCGCTGACTTCTCGGTCGAGATCGCGCCCGGCGAGATCCATGCGCTCGTCGGCGAGAACGGCTCCGGCAAGTCGACCTTCGTGAAGTTGCTCTCTGGGCTATACACGCCCGACAGCGGTGCCACCATCACGGTCGGGGGCCAGCCGCTTCAGGCTGGCGACCCGGCCGCGTCGCACGACGCCGGGCTGCGGTTCGTACACCAGGATCTCGGCCTGATCGCCGAACTCGACTCAGCCGAGAACCTCGCGTTGGGGGTGGGTTACGGAACAAAACTCGGTCGCCCCATTCGCTGGCGCAAGCAGTATCGCGCCGCTCAGATCGCCCTGGGCGCTCTCGGATACGACATCGACGTGCGGCTGCCGCTGTCGAAACTGACCCCGAGCGAGAGAACCGCGATCGCCATTGCGCGAGCCACGGCCGTGAAACCCGGGTCCGACCAGCCCCGGCTTCTTGTTCTCGACGAACCGACGGTGAACCTGCCCGGCCCAGAGGCAGACCGGCTGTTCGAGTTGATGTACAAGCTCCGCGACGCGGGGCTGGCGATCATCTTCATCTCGCACCATTTCGACGAGATCTTTCGGGTGGCCTCGAAAGTCACCGTGCTGCGCGACGGGCGCAGAATCGCCACCGAACCCATCGAGAATCTGACACATACCGGCCTCGTCGAGATGATGCTCGGCCGAAGTGTCGAAGAGCTCGAACTGGACTTTGTCGACTCTGTCGGGGATCCGGTCTTGAGCATCGACGACCTGGCCGGGGGTTCCGTCAGCGACTTCACCATGACGCTCCGTGCAGGCGAGGTCGTCGGCATCGCCGGCATCACCGGCTCCGGCCGCGAAGACGTGGCCCGGCTCGTTTCGGGCGATGCCGACCACCAAGGTCGCATCGCGGTGAACACGTCGGCGCTGCCGTCTGGCGATCCGCACGCGGCCATCTCCGCGGGTGTCGTCGCGGTGCACGCCAATCGGCAAGCGAGCTCGACCATTCCGCAGCACACGATTCGTGAGAACCTCACCATCGCAGGTCTGGGCCAGTACCTGCGGGCGGGCCGCATCAACACTCGAGCAGAGAAGGCAGATGTTGCTCGCCTCATGGAGGTGTTCGACATCCGCCCCCGGCAATCCGAGAAAGAGATCGGTCTTCTGTCGGGCGGCAACCAGCAGAAGGTCATGATCGCCAGGGCGTTGCGATTAAAGCCCACGGTTCTGGTGCTCGATGAACCGACCCAGGGTGTCGACGTCGGCGCGCAGGCCGCGATCCATCGTCTCATCGTCGATGCCGCGAACGACGGCATGGCCGTACTGGTGTGCAGCTCAGTGAGCGAAGAACTGGCCACTCTCTGTGACCGAGTTCTCGTCATGAACGGCGGGTCGGTGAGTGCTGAACTGCACCGCCCGCTGAACCCCGATCAAATAACCGCATCCACGCTCAACCGGCAGAAAACCAAGACGAAATGA
- a CDS encoding ABC transporter permease, with product MTSNTTVSSPKSQSPLPQPTPLPEQSTKRRFSFGFDRFSGIYILVALIIIYSILLPSTFPTRQTFVGVAGDQAVTAIVALALIVPLAAGVFDLSVAALLGATVAFVVWLQAHGFDPVSSIVIAVAAGLVIGIVNAFVVVKLRVNSFIATLGMSSILAAAAYWLTDGRTIVEGIAPSFLTLGRNQLLGVPLPVWYLLVIALVLWYVLEFTSFGRFLYATGANPRASRLAGVRTDRLVVQSLLISALLASVAGVILAAKVGVASPEIGPSYLLPGFAAAFLGSTQIKPGRVNVLGTIVAVYLLAVGVKGLQLLGAENYLSSLFNGIALIVAVALAARSSRQKE from the coding sequence ATGACATCGAACACGACAGTGAGCTCGCCGAAATCGCAGAGTCCACTTCCCCAGCCCACCCCGCTTCCCGAGCAATCGACAAAACGCCGATTCTCGTTCGGGTTCGACCGGTTCAGCGGCATCTACATCTTGGTCGCGCTGATCATCATCTACAGCATCTTGTTGCCGAGCACCTTTCCCACACGGCAGACCTTCGTCGGTGTGGCGGGCGACCAAGCAGTGACGGCCATCGTCGCTCTCGCCTTGATCGTGCCCTTGGCGGCAGGCGTGTTCGACCTCTCGGTCGCCGCGCTGCTGGGGGCTACGGTCGCCTTTGTCGTCTGGCTCCAGGCTCACGGTTTCGACCCCGTCTCCTCGATCGTGATCGCGGTGGCGGCAGGGCTTGTGATCGGCATCGTGAATGCGTTCGTCGTGGTCAAGCTGCGGGTGAACTCGTTCATTGCCACGCTCGGCATGAGCAGCATTCTGGCCGCGGCCGCCTACTGGCTCACCGACGGCCGAACCATCGTCGAGGGCATCGCGCCGTCGTTTCTCACCCTCGGGCGCAACCAACTGCTCGGCGTGCCACTGCCCGTGTGGTACCTGCTCGTCATCGCGCTCGTGCTCTGGTACGTCTTGGAGTTCACCTCGTTCGGCCGTTTTCTCTACGCGACCGGCGCCAATCCGCGCGCATCGCGACTGGCCGGCGTGCGCACCGATCGCCTCGTGGTGCAGTCGCTGCTGATCTCGGCCCTGCTCGCCTCGGTCGCCGGAGTGATTCTGGCGGCAAAGGTCGGTGTCGCAAGCCCCGAGATCGGGCCGTCGTACTTGCTGCCCGGTTTTGCAGCTGCCTTCTTGGGCTCGACGCAGATCAAGCCGGGGCGGGTCAACGTGCTCGGCACCATCGTCGCGGTCTACCTGCTCGCGGTCGGCGTCAAAGGCCTGCAACTGCTCGGCGCAGAGAACTACCTGAGCAGCCTGTTCAATGGCATCGCGCTGATCGTCGCGGTCGCTTTGGCGGCACGTTCGAGTCGCCAGAAAGAGTAG
- a CDS encoding enoyl-CoA hydratase/isomerase family protein, with amino-acid sequence MSESRVTLDLDRAAHIARITLRRPEARNAIDAPMAAAICGYLDQVESDDDIKVVVLSSVGDDLSSGWDPDEVWRQYLDAPGGSVKKHPSQRARLIALDENWWGPKGLYSRLLKCRKVTIVEAKGDCLETGLYFALCADLVVASDDARFGNPRWRNVGADGDLSLLIALVGLKRAKDLMFLGLNWSAQDALSYGLIDWTGSAADRSAKVEELATMCASIMRDGIVSEKYAVFASLAKMGIDLSFAATTVVSASLSNIHFQPDEYNFLRELRAEGAESALKSSRGER; translated from the coding sequence ATGAGTGAATCGCGCGTCACCCTCGACCTCGATCGCGCGGCGCACATCGCCCGAATCACGCTGCGGCGGCCCGAGGCGCGCAATGCCATAGACGCACCGATGGCGGCCGCGATCTGCGGCTATCTCGACCAGGTCGAGAGCGACGACGACATCAAGGTCGTCGTTCTCAGCTCGGTCGGCGACGATCTGAGTTCTGGGTGGGATCCCGACGAAGTGTGGCGGCAGTACCTCGACGCCCCGGGCGGCTCGGTGAAGAAGCATCCGAGTCAGCGGGCAAGGCTCATCGCGCTCGACGAGAACTGGTGGGGGCCGAAGGGGCTGTATTCGCGGCTGCTGAAATGCCGCAAGGTCACCATTGTCGAGGCAAAGGGCGACTGCCTCGAAACCGGGCTGTACTTCGCGCTCTGCGCCGACCTCGTTGTCGCCTCAGACGATGCCCGCTTCGGCAACCCGCGGTGGCGCAACGTGGGCGCCGACGGTGACCTGTCGCTGCTGATCGCCCTGGTGGGCCTCAAGCGCGCGAAAGATCTCATGTTCCTCGGTCTGAACTGGTCTGCTCAGGATGCCCTGTCGTACGGCCTGATCGACTGGACAGGTTCTGCTGCCGACCGCAGCGCCAAAGTCGAGGAGCTCGCGACGATGTGCGCATCGATCATGCGCGACGGAATCGTGAGTGAGAAGTACGCGGTCTTCGCGTCGCTGGCCAAGATGGGCATAGATCTGTCGTTCGCGGCGACCACGGTCGTCAGCGCGTCGCTCAGCAACATTCACTTTCAGCCCGACGAGTACAACTTCTTGCGCGAGCTTCGGGCCGAGGGCGCCGAGTCCGCACTGAAGTCGTCGCGCGGCGAACGGTAA
- a CDS encoding enoyl-CoA hydratase/isomerase family protein, with amino-acid sequence MDITIDNWIGIIEVDDFSPLNRGDIAFTTALRNAVVDLSDNDFVKVIVLRSRGDFAPAQLAPDPDPALIFTDWSRTVSGASALYQSMTFSKKVILTEVAGECSGAGSLLVLSSDLTVAAHDATFASPFAEHPEANFVLAALTIRLNRAKAWLIRDYAIDAAQADAFGLVNRVVDRDRLASAALDMAASAALMPLDGVVMTKMLQQAVLDASGVGREFDMASFYSAGLLVSHGETHE; translated from the coding sequence GTGGACATCACGATCGACAACTGGATCGGCATCATCGAGGTCGACGACTTCTCGCCGCTGAACCGCGGCGACATCGCCTTCACCACTGCGTTGCGGAATGCCGTGGTCGACCTTTCTGACAACGACTTCGTCAAGGTGATCGTTCTGCGCAGCAGAGGGGACTTCGCGCCCGCTCAGCTCGCACCCGACCCCGACCCCGCGCTCATCTTCACCGACTGGAGCCGCACTGTCTCCGGCGCGTCAGCTCTCTATCAGAGCATGACGTTTTCGAAGAAGGTGATTCTCACCGAGGTGGCGGGAGAGTGTTCGGGTGCCGGCAGCCTGCTGGTGCTCTCGTCAGACCTCACGGTGGCGGCGCATGACGCGACCTTCGCGTCACCGTTCGCCGAGCATCCGGAAGCCAACTTCGTGCTCGCGGCGCTGACCATACGGCTCAACAGAGCGAAGGCCTGGCTCATTCGCGATTACGCCATCGACGCCGCGCAGGCCGACGCCTTCGGGCTCGTCAACCGGGTCGTCGACCGCGACCGGCTCGCCTCTGCCGCGCTCGACATGGCGGCATCGGCCGCACTGATGCCGCTCGACGGGGTGGTCATGACCAAAATGCTTCAACAAGCGGTGCTCGATGCGTCGGGCGTCGGAAGGGAATTCGACATGGCGAGCTTCTACTCGGCGGGTCTGCTCGTGAGTCACGGTGAAACCCATGAGTGA
- a CDS encoding enoyl-CoA hydratase/isomerase family protein codes for MTRYGTEQSIAAAPGLVLYEVDRQTGVATITLNRPEKHNAMSVPMRDRITDLMAEAETDTDVKVIVFRGNGRSFCSGNEINEEWGQRRPHERRRTLNVGYRYGADMAWGRLGFSQAISRSSKVTIAQIHGYCAAAAYFMIACKCDVVIASDDAKIGALEARFLGPAGAVASVHINRILGTKAARRTGFTAMPMTGIEAKDLGLVHQTASAADLGEAARRVAEEIAAKPLQKLLYLKARIKAAEGVMDTSVPSITGLLVSHFLQTAPDELDFWKTAKEVGVGGALDADKKRQGAADPRVTKTVSASAPAAAPAASAPVAVERS; via the coding sequence ATGACGCGCTACGGCACGGAACAGAGCATCGCGGCCGCACCCGGCCTCGTGCTGTATGAGGTCGACCGGCAGACGGGCGTGGCGACGATCACTCTGAATCGGCCCGAGAAGCACAATGCGATGAGCGTGCCCATGCGCGACCGCATCACCGATCTCATGGCCGAGGCGGAGACCGACACCGATGTGAAGGTCATCGTCTTTCGCGGCAACGGCCGCTCGTTCTGCAGCGGCAACGAGATCAACGAAGAATGGGGTCAACGCCGACCGCACGAACGCCGGCGCACCCTGAATGTGGGCTACCGATACGGTGCCGACATGGCGTGGGGCAGGCTCGGCTTCAGCCAGGCCATCTCTCGTTCATCGAAGGTGACGATTGCCCAGATCCACGGCTATTGCGCCGCCGCCGCGTACTTCATGATCGCGTGCAAGTGCGACGTGGTGATCGCGAGCGACGACGCCAAGATCGGCGCCCTCGAGGCCCGCTTTCTCGGCCCGGCCGGTGCCGTGGCCAGCGTGCACATCAACCGCATTCTCGGCACGAAGGCCGCGAGGCGAACCGGATTCACGGCGATGCCGATGACCGGAATCGAGGCGAAAGACCTCGGGCTGGTTCATCAGACCGCCTCGGCCGCCGACCTCGGTGAGGCGGCGCGCCGTGTCGCTGAAGAGATCGCCGCCAAGCCACTGCAGAAGCTGCTCTATCTCAAGGCCCGCATAAAGGCTGCCGAGGGCGTGATGGACACGAGCGTGCCGTCGATCACCGGTCTCCTCGTTTCGCACTTTCTGCAGACCGCGCCCGACGAACTGGACTTCTGGAAGACCGCCAAAGAGGTAGGCGTGGGCGGCGCGCTCGACGCCGACAAGAAGCGGCAGGGCGCGGCAGACCCGCGGGTGACAAAAACGGTGTCGGCGTCGGCCCCAGCCGCGGCGCCCGCAGCATCCGCACCCGTCGCTGTAGAGAGGAGTTGA